One Manihot esculenta cultivar AM560-2 chromosome 18, M.esculenta_v8, whole genome shotgun sequence genomic window carries:
- the LOC110608017 gene encoding uncharacterized protein LOC110608017: MAKLEAGMHFRNKIARARTNSNRVIITVCVESPRKCTHQKTGDLTSEATRNPLFKRPQSRRKKGYDRRAELLAYSRELRDGVSLRQQERRPRRNSSRLKAEKLKWSSAPVRIKASIQRIFRRNERQCMYEKIESVSEENSGVASQFHCRKEKASGGNIASSFCKKLKRKLKELSCGLTCSKE; encoded by the exons ATGGCTAAACTGGAGGCAGGGATGCATTTCAGGAATAAAATTGCCAGGGCAAGGACCAACTCCAACAGAGTCATTATCACTGTATGTGTAGAATCTCCAAGAAAATGCACCCATCAGAAAACTGGTGATCTAACCAGCGAAGCTACGCGGAACCCATTATTCAAAAGGCCTCAGAGCAGAAGAAAAAAAGGTTACGATCGACGGGCTGAGCTTCTAGCGTATTCTCGTGAGCTCAGAGACGGAGTTTCTCTTCGACAACAGGAACGGCGGCCTCGAAGGAATTCATCAAGGCTCAAGGCTGAG AAGTTGAAATGGTCAAGTGCACCAGTGAGGATTAAAGCATCAATTCAGAGGATTTTCCGacgaaatgaaaggcaatgtATGTATGAGAAAATTGAATCAGTCTCAGAAGAGAATAGTGGAGTGGCCTCGCAATTCCATTGCAGAAAGGAAAAGGCTTCCGGAGGCAACATTGCCTCTTCTTTTTGT AAGAAATTGAAGCGTAAGCTTAAGGAATTATCATGTGGGTTGACGTGCAGCAAAGAATGA